One Actinomycetospora corticicola genomic window, GGCGGGCCGCGGCACCATCTGGCGACGTCGGGCGACGACGGGGACGAGCACCGCGAGCCACGCGACCACCAACGCGGCGAAGACCAAGGAACTCGGCACCGTCCACCTCCCCCGACCCGTGACCGACGTTCGCCACGCTAGTCACAGGAGTCCCATCAGCCCCGGACCTCCGACGGCGTGTCGTGTGCGAACCGTGACCATCACCCTCGTGTGAGGGAGGGTCCGGGCGGCCGTTATTGCCCCGTGACCACTCGATGGGCTGGTCAAACCCTGAAGTCGCTGGGCCGTGTGGGTGGTCCAGCGCCGGTCGAGCGTCGTGACGCACCGTCGACGTCGGCTGACGCCTCGTCAGGCCCGCAGGTCAGGCGCGTTCGGCGCGGCCGGCGCGCAGCAACCGGGACACGAGACCGTCCGGCAGCACGTCCTCCGCGGTGACGGCGAGCACCACGTGGTCCCGCCAGTCGCCGTCGACCTCGAGGTAGCGCTTGAGCAGCCCCTCCTCGCGGAAGCCCAGCTTGCCCAGCACCCGCAGGCTCGCGGCGTTCTCCGGCCGCACCGTCGCCTCCACCCGGTGCAGCCCCACCCGGGAGAAGCAGTGGTCGACGGCGAGCGCCACCGCGGCGGTCGTCGCGCCCTTGCCGGCGTGCTCGGCCGAGACCCAGTAGCCGATGTAGGCCGAGAGCAGCGGTTCCCGCACGATGTTGCCGACCACGACCTGCCCGGCGAACCGGCCGTCGACGGTCAGCGCGTACGGCAGCGCGGTCCCGGCCCGGCCCATGGCGCGCAACGTGCCCCAGCGCCCGGGCCACTCGACGAGCGCGTTGTGGTCCGACCACCGGCCGGGCGGCATCGGCTCCCAGGGCGTCAGGTAGTCCTCGTCACGCAGCCGGAGCCGCGACCACTCCCGGCCGTCGGTGAACCGCACGGGCCGCAGCGTGACCACCCCGGCGGGAACCCGCAGCGCCCGCAGCCGGTCCGGCCACCCGGGGTGCCGACCGGTGGGTCGCGTCCCTCCCCAGATCGGCGCACCGCCCATGGGGAGCAGTGTGCGCTAGCGGGGTGACAGGAACGCCACCCGGACCGGGGTGTCGAGCCCGGCCTCGGTCGTCTCCTCGTCGAGCACGATGAGCGCGTTCGCCTCGGCGAGCGACGAGAGCAGGTGCGACCCCGCCGTCCCGAGGGGCTGGGCGAGGTACTCGCCGGTGGTCCGGTCGCGCAGCAGACGGCCGCGCACGTAGCTGCGGCGCCCGGGCCGGGAGGACACCGGGGAGAGCAGTCGGGCCGTGACCTCGCGGCGGTGCAGCTCCGGGCGCCCGAGCGCGAGCCGGATGAGCGGCCGGACGAGGATCTCGAAGACGACCAGCGCCGACGTCGGGTTGGCGGGGAGCAGGAAGGTGGGGATCTCGTCGTCGCCGAGGCGGGCGAACCCCTGCACGCTGCCCGGGTGCATCGCGACCCGGCTGGTGTCGACCGGGCCCAGCTCGCCGAGCTCGGCCGCGACCGCCTCGCCGTGGGCCCCGCCGACGGCACCCGCCACGAGGACCACCTCGGCGAGCCCCAGGCGGGCCTCGACCGCCTCGCGCACGGTCGTCGCGTCGGCGCCCACGATGCCCACGCGGGTGACCTCCGCGCCGGCGTCGCGGGCCGCCGCGGCCAGGGCGTAGGAGTTGACGTCGACGACCTGGCCCGCCGACGGCGTGCGGTCGACGTCGACCAGCTCGTCGCCGACCGCGATCACCGACACGCGGGGGCGGGGGTGCACGAGGACCTTCGTCCGCCCGACCGCGGCCAGCAGCCCGACCTGGGCCGGACCGACCACCACGCCCCGGCGGACGGCGACGTCACCGGGGGCGACGTCCTCCCCGGTGCGGCGGACGAACCCGGCGCTCGCGACCGGGTGCTTGACCGTGACCCGGGCGCGGCTGGACGGTCCGGCGTCGTCGGTGTGGTCGTGCGGGGCGACGGCGTCGGCCAACGTGGGCAGCGGGGCGCCGGTGGCCACGCGCACGGCCTGCTTCGGGCTCAGCCGGTGGGCCTGGCGCGATCCGGCCGCCACCTCCCCCACCACGGGCAGCTCGACGGGCTCGACGTCGGCCGAGCGGACGTCGACCGCACGCACGGCGAAGCCGTCGACGGCCGCCTGGTCGAATCCCGGCAGCGCGCGATCGGCCACGACCTCCTCCGCGCAGAGCAGGCCCTGCGCCTCGGAGATCGCGACGCGGATCGGGGCCGGGCGCACCGCGGCGTCGAGCACCCGTCGCAGTTGGGCATCCACGGTCCTCACGGCTCCATGGTGCCCCGCCGGGGCGGCGGAGCAGGGTAACGACGCGCCCTCGGGGAGGGTGTCGGACCCCTTCGATAACCTCGGCGGCACCTCTCGGACCACCACCGCGAACACCGACCCCCGAGTACCGGAGAGCGCATGACCAGCGACCACCCCGCCGTCGAGAAGCTGGAGAAGGCCGGGGCCCACCCGATGGAGGTCGCGGCGTTCCGGCGCCGGCTGGCGCAGCTCTCGGACCCCGACGCGGGGAAGGTGCCGGGCGACGAGCTCTCCCCCGTTGCGCCGTTGCCGCGTCTGGTCGACCTCCCCGAGCCCGACGCCGAGGCCACCCGTGCGGTGCTCGACCGGCTCGCCGTCGTGAAGCTGAACGGGGGGCTGGGCACCTCGATGGGGCTCGACGGGCCGAAGTCGACGCTGGAGATCAAGCCCGGGCAGAGCTTCCTCGACGTCATCGCGCGCCAGACGCTCGCGCTGCGGGCGTCGACGGGGGCACGCCTGCCGCTGCTGCTCATGGACTCGCCGACCACGCGCCCGCCGTCGCTGGAGCGCCTGGCCGCGCACGAGGGCCTGGCCGACCAGGGGCTCCCGCTGGACTTCCTGCAGGGCATCGAGCCCAAGCTCGACGCCGGGTCGTGGGAGCCGGTCGAGTGGCCCGACAACCCGGAGCTGGAGTGGTGCCCGCCGGGCCACGGGGACATCTACACGGCGCTGGCCGCCAGCGGCATCGCGGCCGCGCTCCTCGAGGCGGGCGTGCGCTGGTGCTTCGTGTCCAACGCCGACAACCTCGGCGCGCGCCCCGACCCGCGGATCGCGGCGTGGCTGGCCGAGCAGGAGATCCCGTTCCTGCTCGAGGTGGTCCGCGGCACGGAGTCCGACCGCAAGGGCGGGCACCTCGCGATGCGCGACGGGAAGCTGGTGCTGCGGGAGTCGGCCCAGGTACCCGACGGCGACCCCTCCTTCGGCGACCTCACCCGCTGGCACTACTTCAACACCAACAACATCTGGTTCGACCTGCAGGCGATCACCGCCCTGCAGGAGGCCGACCCGGCAGCCCCGGAGCTGCCGCTGATCGTCAACCGCAAGACCGTCGACCCGACCGACAAGGGGTCGACCACGGTGGTGCAGCTGGAGACCGCGATGGGCGCGGCGGTGTCGTCGATCGACGGGGCGGGTGCCCTCGAGGTGCCGCGCACCCGGTTCGCGCCGGTGAAGACGACCGACGACCTGCTCGTCGCCCGCTCCGACCTCTGGGAGCTGCGCGAGGACGGCTCGATGGTGCCGCACTTCGACGAGCAGCCGCCCGTGGTGTCGTTGGACAAGGCCCACTTCGGGATGCTGCGCGACTTCGAGGCCCGCTTCCCCGCCGGGGCGCCCTCGCTGATCGACGCCGAGCGCCTCGAGGTCCGCGGGGACGTCACGTTCACCGGGCCGACCACGGTGCGCGGATCGGTCGTCGTCGAGGGCCCGGCGGAGGTGTCCGGGACGCTGGAGTGAACGCGAGCAAGGCGGAGCTGCGGGCGCAGCTGCTGGCCCGTCGTCGGGAGCGGTCGGAGGCCGCGCGGTGGCAGGACGCCGCCAACCTCGCCGCCTCGCTGCCCGGCGTCCTCGACTCACTGGGCGCCGATCCCGCGCGGCCGCTCTGCCTGTACGTGCCCGTGCGCTCCGAGCCCGGCGCCACCCCGGACGGCTCGCTGCCCCTGCTGGACGCGGCCGTGGCGATCGGTCGGCGGGTGCTCCTGCCCGTGGTCACGGGCAGCGCTCCGCTGGACTGGGCGGGGTTCCGGGATCGGGGCGACCTGGTGCCCGGGCCGCACGGGTTGCTCGAGCCGTCCCGACGCCGGGAGGGGCCTGCGGCGATCGCCTCCGCGGGGGTCGTGGTGGTGCCGGCGCTCGCCGCGACGCCCGACGGGGTCCGGCTCGGGCGCGGGGGCGGCCACTACGACCGGTCGTTGCCGCTGGTCTCGGGGTCCACCCTCGTCGTGGCGGTGGTCGCCGACGACGAGCTGCTGCCGGAGCTCCCGGTGGAGCCGCACGACGTCCGGGTCCACGCCGTGTGGCGGCCGACGGCGGGGCTGATCGGAACAGCCTGAGGTGTGGCGTTGTTGGCACTCCCGTCGGGTGAGTGCCAGTTACACTCCCCGCGACCCTCCGGGATGACAGGAGTGCACGTGCCCACCTACCCCTACGCCTGCACGGAGTGCGACCACCGCTTCGAGCAGGTCCAGGCGTTCACCGACCCCTCGCTGACCGAGTGCCCCGTGTGCGGCGGACGGCTGCGCAAGGTGTTCTCGTCGGTCGGCATCGTGTTCAAGGGCAGCGGTTTCTACCGCAACGACAGCCGGTCGGGCGCGTCCTCGAGCACCTCGGGATCGTCCTCCGAGTCCTCCTCCGGCTCGTCGGAGTCCTCGAGCAGCTCGTCGTCGTCCGACGCGGGGTCCTCCTCGAGCTCGTCGGGGTCCTCGACGTCGGGTGGGTCGCCCTCGTCGGGCTCCACCTCGGGCGGCTCGACGTCCGGGAGCTCGAGCTCCTCGGGCGGATCGTCCTCGGGCGCGTCCTCGTCCACGGCGACGAAGAGCGCCTGACGAGAAGCAGGTCCGGGTCGACGACCCCGAGTCGCCGACCCGGACCCCACGCGGCTCGACCCGCTCCCCAGCGGTCGGCGGCCCCGTGCTCCGTACAACGAGAGACGTCCACGCCCGACGCGCGTTGCCCCGGGACATGTTTGGAGCAACGGTCTCACTCGGTCGAGCGAACGGGTCAGCGGACCCGGCGACTGCTCGTGTTACCGGTGGCCCGGGAGGCGGAGGGTGTTCCTTCCTGCGCCGCCAGCACCGGAGAGCGCGCCAGCAGGAACACACCCACCGTGAGCAGCAGCGCACCGGCCACCCCACCGAGGACCCACCACCCCCCGGCGATCTCCTCGCCGAGCAGCCCGGTGCCCCACAGGAACGCCAGGATGGGATTGCCGAGGGTCAGCCCGGGCTGGCTCGCGAGCAGTCGTCCGGCGCGCAATCCGCTCTGCAGGGTCCAGAACGCGATCGGCCCGACGGGGATGAGCAGGTAGCTCTGCCAGGTCGTCAGGACCTCGCCGAGCCCGCCCACCGCGAGCGCGTCCGCCATCGCCTTGACGATCACGGCGACGAATCCCGACCCGATGCCGGCCGCGATGCCGAAGAAGGCCGCCTTGCCCACCGCGCGGGACGTCTTCGCGATCCACACGCACAGTCCGAGCGCCGCCAGCGTGACGAGCGTGCCCAGGATCCAGCGGAGGTTCCCCGCAGCGAGCGCGTCCCCGCCGTGCGGCCGCAGGCACGCCAGCAGCACGACGAGCCCGAGGCTCATCAGGCCCACGGCCGACCACTCGTAGCGCCGCAGCGCCCCACCGAGGATCCACCAGCCGACGAGCAGCGTGAACGGCAGCTCCATCACGAGCACCGGCTGCACGAGGGAGATCGAGCCGAGGCGCAGCGCGAGCACCTGGCAGATCACGGCCCCACCGAAGACGGCGGTGCCGATCAGCCACGGCGTGCGCCGCACCATGTCCCGGAAGGAGCCCGCCGACAGGCCGCGCTGCCGGGCGCTGTCCTGCGCCGCCTTGCGCTGCAGGGTCAGCGCGAGCGCGTTCCCGAGGCACGCCAGGAGGACGAGCACCACGGCCATTCGGGTGCAGCCCCTCACGTGTCCGGCGGATCGGTCTGAGCCCGGCCATCCACAACCGGCACCCTCCGACCCCATTGTCCACAGGCCGGGATCTCCACGCCCGGTGGGTGCGGTACGGGCCCTACCGTCGCATTCGTGACGGTTTCCGGACGACG contains:
- a CDS encoding 5-formyltetrahydrofolate cyclo-ligase, encoding MNASKAELRAQLLARRRERSEAARWQDAANLAASLPGVLDSLGADPARPLCLYVPVRSEPGATPDGSLPLLDAAVAIGRRVLLPVVTGSAPLDWAGFRDRGDLVPGPHGLLEPSRRREGPAAIASAGVVVVPALAATPDGVRLGRGGGHYDRSLPLVSGSTLVVAVVADDELLPELPVEPHDVRVHAVWRPTAGLIGTA
- a CDS encoding DMT family transporter, producing MVLVLLACLGNALALTLQRKAAQDSARQRGLSAGSFRDMVRRTPWLIGTAVFGGAVICQVLALRLGSISLVQPVLVMELPFTLLVGWWILGGALRRYEWSAVGLMSLGLVVLLACLRPHGGDALAAGNLRWILGTLVTLAALGLCVWIAKTSRAVGKAAFFGIAAGIGSGFVAVIVKAMADALAVGGLGEVLTTWQSYLLIPVGPIAFWTLQSGLRAGRLLASQPGLTLGNPILAFLWGTGLLGEEIAGGWWVLGGVAGALLLTVGVFLLARSPVLAAQEGTPSASRATGNTSSRRVR
- a CDS encoding GNAT family N-acetyltransferase; the protein is MGGAPIWGGTRPTGRHPGWPDRLRALRVPAGVVTLRPVRFTDGREWSRLRLRDEDYLTPWEPMPPGRWSDHNALVEWPGRWGTLRAMGRAGTALPYALTVDGRFAGQVVVGNIVREPLLSAYIGYWVSAEHAGKGATTAAVALAVDHCFSRVGLHRVEATVRPENAASLRVLGKLGFREEGLLKRYLEVDGDWRDHVVLAVTAEDVLPDGLVSRLLRAGRAERA
- a CDS encoding UTP--glucose-1-phosphate uridylyltransferase, whose product is MTSDHPAVEKLEKAGAHPMEVAAFRRRLAQLSDPDAGKVPGDELSPVAPLPRLVDLPEPDAEATRAVLDRLAVVKLNGGLGTSMGLDGPKSTLEIKPGQSFLDVIARQTLALRASTGARLPLLLMDSPTTRPPSLERLAAHEGLADQGLPLDFLQGIEPKLDAGSWEPVEWPDNPELEWCPPGHGDIYTALAASGIAAALLEAGVRWCFVSNADNLGARPDPRIAAWLAEQEIPFLLEVVRGTESDRKGGHLAMRDGKLVLRESAQVPDGDPSFGDLTRWHYFNTNNIWFDLQAITALQEADPAAPELPLIVNRKTVDPTDKGSTTVVQLETAMGAAVSSIDGAGALEVPRTRFAPVKTTDDLLVARSDLWELREDGSMVPHFDEQPPVVSLDKAHFGMLRDFEARFPAGAPSLIDAERLEVRGDVTFTGPTTVRGSVVVEGPAEVSGTLE
- the glp gene encoding gephyrin-like molybdotransferase Glp — translated: MRTVDAQLRRVLDAAVRPAPIRVAISEAQGLLCAEEVVADRALPGFDQAAVDGFAVRAVDVRSADVEPVELPVVGEVAAGSRQAHRLSPKQAVRVATGAPLPTLADAVAPHDHTDDAGPSSRARVTVKHPVASAGFVRRTGEDVAPGDVAVRRGVVVGPAQVGLLAAVGRTKVLVHPRPRVSVIAVGDELVDVDRTPSAGQVVDVNSYALAAAARDAGAEVTRVGIVGADATTVREAVEARLGLAEVVLVAGAVGGAHGEAVAAELGELGPVDTSRVAMHPGSVQGFARLGDDEIPTFLLPANPTSALVVFEILVRPLIRLALGRPELHRREVTARLLSPVSSRPGRRSYVRGRLLRDRTTGEYLAQPLGTAGSHLLSSLAEANALIVLDEETTEAGLDTPVRVAFLSPR